Proteins encoded in a region of the Panicum hallii strain FIL2 chromosome 3, PHallii_v3.1, whole genome shotgun sequence genome:
- the LOC112883897 gene encoding uncharacterized protein LOC112883897, protein MELSPAPAGRWADLPEDIALAVASRLQEADVCALGGCSRSWRATCDADYVWERLFRCRWPAAAAEAAPASRVQGWKALYINQHRRMDVAISNVVEFVGSSLNNGWLESECYLKAIADLALMDDIGFLDVKFFLFSRNHSAIINLIGLHYSIASLHVLPAEVSKALQARQVAGRRVCVNLLKLGRWFYGFRLPDEHVSRKISLSELTVAEGAEILAILNRGAVHEVFRLQISLADIDK, encoded by the exons ATGGAGctctcgccggcgccggcggggaggtGGGCCGACCTCCCCGAGGACATCGCTCTCGCCGTCGCCTCCCGCCTACAG GAGGCCGACGTGTGCGCGCTCGGCGGCTGCTCCCGCTCCTGGCGTGCCACCTGCGACGCCGACTACGTCTGGGAGCGCCTCTTCCGCTGCCGCtggccggccgccgcggcggaagCGGCGCCGGCGTCCCGTGTGCAG GGATGGAAAGCTCTCTACATCAACCAACACAGAAGAATGGATGTTGCAATATCTAATGTGGTTGAATTTGTGGGGAGCAGCTTAAATAATGGGTGGCTTGAATCTGAATGTTATTTGAAAGCTATTGCTGATCTGGCGTTGATGGACGATATAGGATTTCTTGATGTCAAGTTTTTCTTGTTTTCAAGGAATCATAGTGCAATAATAAACCTCATTGGATTGCACTACTCAATTGCATCTTTGCATGTGCTG cCAGCTGAAGTCAGTAAGGCACTCCAAGCTCGCCAAGTAGCAGGAAGGAGAGTGTGTGTGAACTTGCTCAAGCTTGGTAGGTGGTTCTATGGTTTCAGGTTACCTGATGAACACGTGTCTCGTAAAATCTCTCTGAGTGAGCTCACCGTGGCTGAGGGAGCAGAAATCCTAGCCATTCTTAACCGTGGAGCTGTTCACGAGGTATTTCGCCTCCAAATCAGTTTGGCGGACATAGATAAGTGA